The following are encoded together in the Streptomyces sp. NBC_01465 genome:
- a CDS encoding NUDIX hydrolase — protein MRGTVDSNRLAAAVVVDDGLVLVVRRSKTERFLPNVWGVPCGKLDPGETPAAAVLRELEEETGIRGEVVRLAGTSDFDSEYRGRPVRNHQSNFLVRPLTTEVRLPHADQKALWVKPDELDSVPVDAYNRTVIQQVLDTDSGLQQL, from the coding sequence GTGCGAGGCACTGTGGACTCCAACCGGCTGGCCGCGGCCGTCGTCGTCGACGACGGCCTGGTCCTTGTCGTACGACGAAGCAAGACCGAGCGGTTCCTTCCCAATGTGTGGGGGGTGCCCTGCGGGAAGCTCGATCCCGGTGAGACGCCCGCGGCCGCCGTGCTGCGCGAGCTGGAAGAAGAGACGGGGATCCGCGGCGAGGTCGTACGGCTCGCGGGGACCTCGGACTTCGACAGCGAGTACCGGGGCCGCCCGGTGAGGAACCACCAGTCGAACTTCCTGGTGCGCCCGCTGACCACCGAGGTGCGGCTGCCCCACGCGGATCAGAAGGCCCTCTGGGTGAAGCCCGACGAGCTCGACTCGGTCCCCGTGGACGCCTACAACCGCACTGTCATCCAGCAGGTGCTCGACACGGACTCAGGGCTCCAACAGCTCTGA
- a CDS encoding glycoside hydrolase family 48 protein yields MAALRRPRSRSPRTRRARRLFTALIAALSLPLAMTAAGGSPAQAATVQCSVDYTVNDWGGGFTANLAVTNRGTTAVDGWTLTYAYAGTQTLTSGWSANWTQSGKNVTAKNLDWNKTLAPGAGTSIGANFNYTGTNTAPTAFAINGTPCTGAHQPPITVLTSPGAGTVYTAGATVPMAATAAAADSATISKMEFYSDTTLLGTDTTAPYTFDYANVPAGSYSLYAKAYDSLGASAESTPVGITVAAGPSLVATPSQFGVQQGKSATFDVKLSSQPTANVTAAVARTSGNTGLSVTSGASLTFTSANWSTAQKVTVTANASGTGAATFTVTAPGYTKADVTATELAATKAYDARFLDLYAKITNPANGYFSPEGIPYHSVETLIVEAPDYGHETTSEAYSYLIWLQAVYGRISGDWTQFNAAWATMEKYMIPTHADQPTNSFYNASKPATYAPEWDLPSQYPAALDTGVSVGSDPIAGELKSAYGTDDVYGMHWIQDVDNTYGFGNEPGKCEAGPTATGPSYINTFQRGPQESVWETVPQPTCDNFTYGGKNGYLDLFTGDSSYSKQWKYTDAPDADARAVQAAYWADVWAKQQGKDSQVTATVAKAAKMGDYLRYAMYDKYFKKIGNCVGPTTCPAGTGKNSSSYLLSWYYAWGGATDTSAGWAWRIGSSHVHGGYQNPMAAYALSSYADLKPKSATGAADWNTSLGRQLEFYRWLQSSEGAIAGGATNSWQGRYATPPTGTPTFYGMYYDEAPVYQDPPSNQWFGFQAWSMERVAEYYQQTGNASAKAVLDKWVAWALSKTTINPDGTYQIPSTLKWSGAPDNWNATTPGANTGLHVTVADYTNDVGVAAAYAKTLSYYAAKSGNAAAKTTAKALLDGMWDHNQDALGIAVPETRTDYSRFDDPVYVPSTWTGTMPNGDKVNSTSTFESIRSFYKNDPAWSKVEAYLQGGAAPTFTYHRFWAQADIAMAMGSYAELLE; encoded by the coding sequence ATGGCTGCCTTACGAAGACCACGCTCGCGAAGTCCCCGTACGAGAAGAGCCAGACGGCTCTTCACCGCACTGATCGCAGCACTCTCCCTGCCGCTGGCGATGACCGCCGCCGGCGGCAGTCCGGCCCAGGCCGCGACGGTCCAGTGCAGCGTCGACTACACGGTGAACGACTGGGGCGGCGGCTTCACCGCCAACCTCGCCGTCACCAACCGCGGCACCACGGCGGTCGACGGCTGGACCCTGACCTACGCGTACGCCGGAACCCAGACGCTCACCAGTGGGTGGAGCGCCAACTGGACCCAGTCGGGCAAGAACGTCACGGCGAAGAACCTCGACTGGAACAAGACGCTCGCCCCCGGAGCCGGGACCTCCATCGGTGCCAACTTCAACTACACCGGCACCAACACCGCACCGACCGCCTTCGCCATCAACGGCACCCCCTGCACCGGCGCCCACCAGCCCCCCATCACCGTCCTGACCAGCCCGGGAGCCGGCACCGTCTACACCGCGGGCGCCACCGTCCCGATGGCCGCCACCGCGGCCGCGGCCGACAGCGCGACGATCAGCAAGATGGAGTTCTACAGCGACACCACCCTGCTGGGCACCGACACCACAGCCCCCTACACCTTCGACTACGCGAACGTCCCGGCCGGCAGCTACTCCCTCTACGCGAAGGCGTACGACAGCCTGGGAGCCTCCGCCGAGTCGACTCCGGTCGGCATCACGGTCGCAGCCGGCCCGTCCCTGGTCGCCACCCCGTCCCAATTCGGCGTCCAGCAGGGCAAGTCGGCCACCTTCGACGTGAAGCTCTCCTCCCAGCCCACCGCCAACGTGACGGCCGCGGTCGCCCGCACCTCGGGCAACACCGGCCTCTCCGTCACCTCGGGCGCCTCCCTCACCTTCACGTCCGCCAACTGGTCGACCGCCCAGAAGGTGACCGTCACCGCCAATGCTTCGGGCACGGGAGCCGCCACCTTCACGGTGACAGCCCCCGGCTACACCAAGGCCGACGTCACGGCGACCGAGCTGGCCGCCACCAAGGCGTACGACGCGCGCTTCCTCGACCTCTACGCCAAGATCACCAACCCGGCGAACGGCTACTTCTCGCCCGAGGGCATCCCGTACCACTCCGTCGAGACCCTGATCGTCGAGGCCCCGGACTACGGCCATGAGACGACGTCCGAGGCGTACAGCTATCTCATCTGGCTGCAGGCCGTGTACGGCAGGATCTCCGGCGACTGGACCCAGTTCAACGCCGCGTGGGCGACCATGGAGAAGTACATGATCCCCACCCACGCGGATCAGCCGACCAACAGCTTCTACAACGCATCGAAGCCCGCGACGTACGCCCCCGAGTGGGACCTCCCCTCGCAGTACCCCGCGGCGCTCGACACCGGCGTCTCCGTCGGCAGCGACCCGATCGCCGGTGAGCTGAAGAGCGCGTACGGCACCGACGACGTCTACGGGATGCACTGGATCCAGGACGTCGACAACACCTACGGCTTCGGCAACGAGCCCGGAAAGTGCGAGGCGGGCCCGACCGCCACGGGACCCTCCTACATCAACACCTTCCAGCGCGGCCCCCAGGAGTCCGTCTGGGAGACCGTCCCCCAGCCGACCTGCGACAACTTCACGTACGGCGGCAAGAACGGCTATCTGGACCTCTTCACCGGGGACTCCTCGTACTCCAAGCAGTGGAAGTACACGGACGCCCCCGACGCGGACGCCCGCGCCGTCCAGGCCGCCTACTGGGCCGACGTCTGGGCCAAGCAGCAGGGCAAGGACAGTCAGGTCACCGCGACCGTCGCCAAGGCGGCCAAGATGGGCGACTACCTGCGCTACGCCATGTACGACAAGTACTTCAAGAAAATCGGCAACTGCGTCGGCCCGACGACCTGCCCGGCCGGCACCGGCAAGAACAGCTCCAGCTACCTCCTCTCCTGGTACTACGCCTGGGGCGGCGCCACCGACACCTCGGCGGGCTGGGCCTGGCGCATCGGATCCAGCCATGTCCACGGCGGCTACCAGAACCCCATGGCCGCCTACGCGCTGAGCAGTTACGCCGACCTCAAGCCCAAGTCCGCGACCGGGGCGGCCGACTGGAACACCAGCCTCGGCCGTCAGCTGGAGTTCTACCGCTGGCTGCAGTCGTCCGAGGGCGCCATCGCCGGCGGCGCGACCAACAGCTGGCAGGGCAGGTACGCCACCCCGCCGACAGGGACGCCGACCTTCTACGGGATGTACTACGACGAGGCACCCGTCTACCAGGACCCGCCGTCGAACCAGTGGTTCGGCTTCCAGGCCTGGTCGATGGAGCGCGTCGCCGAGTACTACCAGCAGACGGGCAACGCGAGCGCGAAGGCCGTGCTCGACAAGTGGGTCGCCTGGGCGCTCTCCAAGACGACCATCAACCCCGACGGCACTTACCAGATCCCCTCGACGCTGAAGTGGTCGGGCGCGCCCGACAACTGGAACGCCACAACTCCGGGCGCCAACACGGGACTTCACGTCACCGTCGCCGACTACACCAATGACGTGGGTGTGGCCGCCGCGTACGCCAAGACCCTGTCCTACTACGCGGCCAAGTCCGGCAACGCGGCCGCGAAGACCACGGCGAAGGCGCTGCTCGACGGCATGTGGGACCACAACCAGGACGCTCTGGGCATCGCGGTGCCCGAGACCCGTACCGACTACAGCCGCTTCGACGACCCGGTCTACGTGCCGAGCACCTGGACCGGCACCATGCCCAACGGCGACAAGGTGAACTCCACTTCCACCTTCGAGTCGATCCGCTCCTTCTACAAGAACGACCCGGCCTGGTCCAAGGTCGAGGCCTATCTGCAGGGCGGCGCCGCGCCGACCTTCACGTACCACCGGTTCTGGGCCCAGGCCGACATCGCCATGGCCATGGGCTCGTACGCGGAGCTCCTCGAATAG
- a CDS encoding rhamnogalacturonan acetylesterase: MRRAGTALLAAITAAAALTAVPAQAHPRPDGLEHCTATAPYVCHFDVAPGTYRVSALLGGGTEAGSTRVTAETRRAVLAETPNAAGESVRRSFTVDVRTPEGEPTGPDGTPGLDLTFDGAAPQLAGLRVNRVRTPQILLAGDSTVCDQPGDPYVGWGQELPQYFTDRISVANYADSGESSQTYLDNPLLFATLRTRIHHGDLVLIQLAHNDKQTDRDTYRANLTTMIEGIRAKGGRPVLVTPIVRRWFTAGTLDNGIALIVNGLGVDLPAEMRTLAAEQHTPLVDLTALSKARVESLGPEGSKAYYLYNEKKDNTHTSATGAAAFAQLVLGELRAQHLVPDRAVRPAS; this comes from the coding sequence ATGCGCCGAGCCGGTACCGCACTGCTGGCCGCCATCACCGCGGCAGCCGCACTGACCGCTGTCCCCGCCCAGGCCCATCCCCGGCCGGACGGTCTCGAACACTGCACCGCGACGGCCCCGTACGTCTGCCACTTCGACGTCGCGCCCGGCACGTACCGCGTCTCGGCCCTCCTCGGCGGCGGTACGGAAGCCGGCTCCACCCGCGTCACCGCCGAGACCCGCAGAGCCGTGCTCGCCGAGACCCCGAACGCGGCGGGCGAGAGCGTGCGCCGCAGTTTCACCGTCGACGTACGCACCCCCGAGGGTGAGCCCACCGGCCCCGACGGAACCCCGGGACTCGACCTCACCTTCGACGGCGCAGCCCCGCAGCTCGCGGGCCTCCGCGTCAACCGGGTCCGTACGCCGCAGATCCTGCTCGCCGGCGACTCGACCGTCTGCGACCAGCCCGGCGACCCCTACGTCGGCTGGGGCCAGGAGCTCCCGCAGTACTTCACCGACCGCATCTCCGTCGCCAACTACGCGGACTCCGGCGAGAGTTCGCAGACCTACCTCGACAACCCCCTCCTCTTCGCCACCCTCCGGACGCGCATCCACCACGGCGACCTCGTCCTCATCCAGCTCGCCCACAACGACAAGCAGACCGACCGCGACACCTACCGGGCCAACCTCACCACCATGATCGAAGGCATACGGGCGAAGGGCGGCCGCCCGGTCCTGGTCACCCCGATCGTCCGCCGCTGGTTCACCGCGGGCACCCTCGACAACGGCATCGCCCTGATCGTCAACGGCCTCGGCGTCGACCTCCCCGCCGAGATGCGCACCCTCGCCGCAGAACAGCACACCCCGCTCGTCGACCTCACCGCCCTCAGCAAGGCCCGCGTCGAGTCGCTCGGCCCCGAGGGCTCCAAGGCGTACTACCTCTACAACGAGAAGAAGGACAACACCCACACCTCCGCCACCGGCGCGGCCGCGTTCGCGCAGCTCGTCCTGGGTGAGCTGCGCGCCCAGCACCTGGTTCCGGACCGCGCCGTGCGTCCGGCTTCGTAA